A portion of the Cervus elaphus chromosome X, mCerEla1.1, whole genome shotgun sequence genome contains these proteins:
- the LOC122689414 gene encoding collagen alpha-2(I) chain-like: MSRVEGRVVSLRGVGGNPSRSPGAGAAPLGLSRGSGRGRPPPAASPDARPSLGTPARRGVWAAAAAARARGGGGARAGRCGARGRVHVANGRPPGAGGGGGTGRCLPPPPAPAARARPACSSAPGSGIPGGRLGLPGVGPCPRLLRRPPDWSFVLGASAASPLPVGTLCGGEAAPAPPSTGGVGGGAGAVSLVGGRANRAGRTVRGIGERVREPCLCQCLPASSGSAGLAQRGSVGQRLPLPGCALERAFGLHSVPLQLWHSGSRMRTLTKEPGRAERS, from the exons ATGTCGCGAGTGGAGGGGAGGGTCGTATCGCTGCGGGGGGTAGGGGGGAACCCCAGCCGCTCGCCGGGGGCTGGAGCTGCGCCACTGGGCCTCTCCCGTGGCTCGGGGAGAGGCAGGCCACCCCCGGCTGCGAGCCCTGACGCTCGGCCCTCCCTGGGCACCCCTGCCCGGCGCGGTG tgtgggcggcggcggcggcggcgcgggcgcgCGGCGGCGGGGGCGCGCGAGCGGGGCGGTGTGGGGCTCGAGGGCGCGTCCACGTGGCCAACGGGCGGCCACCCGGAGCCGGCGGCGGCGGAGGGACAGGTAGGTGCCtgccaccaccccccgcccccgccgcccgtGCGAGGCCAGCCTGCTCATCTGCCCCGGGGTCGGGCATCCCCGGGGGTCGCCTTGGCCTTCCAGGGGTCGGGCCCTGCCCCCGCCTTCTCCGGCGCCCGCCCGACTGGTCCTTCGTGCTCGGCGCCTCGGCGGCCAGCCCCCTACCCGTGGGGACCCTTTGTGGTGGAGAAGCAGCCCCGGCGCCTCCGTCCACTGGGGGGgtgggcggcggggcgggggcggtaTCCCTGGTTGGGGGCAGGGCAAACCGGGCCGGCAGAACCGTGCGGGGCATTGGGGAGCGGGTGCGGGAGCCCTGTCTCTGCCAGTGTCTGCCCGCATCCTCGGGCTCCGCAGGGCTGGCTCAGAGAGGCTCGGTTGGCCAGAGGCTCCCGCTTCCAGGCTGTGCTTTGGAGCGGGCATTTGGGCTCCACAGCGTGCCTCTCCAG CTCTGGCATTCAGGGTCCAGGATGCGGACCTTGACAAAAGAGCCTGGGAGAGCCGAGCGGTCTTGA